The following are encoded in a window of Thamnophis elegans isolate rThaEle1 chromosome 14, rThaEle1.pri, whole genome shotgun sequence genomic DNA:
- the OSGIN1 gene encoding oxidative stress-induced growth inhibitor 1 — protein sequence MFHAHLERHNAKPLPVIIIGNGPSGICLSYLLSGNVPYVRRNSVHPNPILQRKLEETPEIPIVDQDLEYLSEGLEGRSSSPVTLLFDALLRPDTDFGGTADSVLTWWHEPDRAIPHLVLGKTLPGGAWHSIEGSMFTLSQGDWMGLPDVPFKEWLSKKKRGFRNNRATAGDIVQYYQYYVAKKGLKKNFVCGTLVTSVKRLNSDSEESYGGQDSKDRSSMWDLSQGSQENGSSLFQVDGFVTNIAGTHPFSVYAENVVLATGTYDSPTQLGIQGEHLPFIHHTLSALEEAVKNKEVGVMSDPILIVGAGLTAADAVLFAHHYNIPVIHVFRRRVNDPALIFNQLPKTMYPEYHKVHQMMREQANPYPGPYEYYVSLPEHHVVRFSEDRKCIFADKSGRQKIHPISMAFVLIGSNPNLAYLPNNGMDLAVDCEQPVSSKRNPVDVDLFTYESVHEKGLYALGPLAGDNFVRFVQGGALAIASSLLKKVNKNPP from the exons ATGTTTCATGCACATCTGGAAAGGCACAACGCCAAACCTCTTCCCGTGATCATTATAG GAAATGGTCCCTCGGGAATCTGCTTGTCCTATCTCTTGTCCGGCAACGTTCCCTACGTCCGAAGGAACTCGGTTCATCCTAATCCAATCTTGCAAAGGAAATTAGAAGAGACCCCGGAGATTCCCATCGTAGATCAG GATCTGGAGTATCTCTCCGAAGGTTTAGAAGGCCGATCTTCCAGTCCAGTGACTCTCCTTTTCGACGCCCTTCTGCGTCCTGATACGGACTTTGGCGGGACAGCCGATTCGGTCCTCACATGGTGGCATGAACCTGACCGAGCGATCCCTCATCTGGTTCTTGGCAAAACTCTCCCTGGGGGAGCTTGGCAT TCTATTGAGGGATCCATGTTCACACTGAGCCAAGGAGATTGGATGGGGCTTCCTGATGTTCCGTTCAAGGAATGGTTGAGCAAGAAGAAAAG AGGCTTCAGGAACAACAGGGCAACTGCTGGTGACATAGTCCAATACTATCAATATTACGTGGCCAAGAAAGGCCTGAAGAAGAACTTCGTCTGTGGAACTCTGGTGACATCTGTGAAGAGACTGAACTCAGATTCAGAAGAGAGTTATGGCGGTCAAGATTCCAAGGACAGAAGCTCCATGTGGGATTTATCCCAGGGATCCCAAGAAAATGGGAGCAGTCTCTTTCAGGTTGATGGGTTTGTCACCAACATCGCTGGCACCCATCCCTTCTCGGTTTACGCGGAGAATGTGGTCTTGGCCACGGGGACCTATGATAGCCCAACCCAGCTTGGGATCCAAGGTGAACATCTCCCTTTCATCCATCACACGCTGTCGGCTCTCGAAGAAGCTGTCAAGAACAAGGAGGTCGGGGTCATGTCGGACCCAATCTTGATCGTAGGAGCTGGCTTAACGGCTGCCGATGCAGTCCTCTTTGCCCATCATTATAATATTCCTGTGATCCACGTTTTTCGGCGGCGAGTAAATGACCCAGCCCTCATCTTCAACCAGCTCCCCAAAACAATGTACCCCGAGTACCACAAGGTCCACCAGATGATGAGGGAGCAGGCCAACCCTTACCCAGGACCGTACGAATATTACGTCAGTCTTCCCGAGCATCACGTCGTCCGTTTTTCGGAGGACCGGAAGTGCATCTTTGCGGACAAGAGTGGCCGTCAAAAAATACACCCAATCTCCATGGCTTTTGTCCTCATCGGCTCCAACCCCAACCTCGCCTACTTGCCCAACAATGGGATGGACTTAGCCGTTGACTGCGAGCAGCCGGTCAGTTCCAAGAGGAACCCAGTTGATGTCGATCTCTTCACCTATGAGTCCGTTCACGAGAAGGGACTCTACGCTTTAGGGCCACTAGCTGGGGACAACTTTGTGAGGTTTGTGCAAGGCGGTGCGTTGGCCATCGCTAGCTCTCTTCTGAAGAAGGTGAACAAAAATCCTCCTTAA